In Candidatus Schekmanbacteria bacterium RIFCSPLOWO2_02_FULL_38_14, the sequence GAAGTGTTCCATTGCCCACATTTTACCGGTCCTGTAAAATCCCATCTGTATCTCATCATCCACAATAAGGATACCATATTTTTTTAGAATCTTTGAAAGCCTTCCAAAGTATTCAGGAGGCGGTACAATATAACCACCTGTTGCCTGCAAAGGCTCTATGAAAAATGCGGCGTACTCAGCTTCTTTTTCCTTTAAATCCATAATCCCATAGTATTCTGTCTCAAAATGTTTTTCAAATTGCTTTATGCATTCATATTTGCAGCTATTGCGGTTTTTGTCATAAAAACATCTGTAGCAGTATGGGAAAGGAACAAAAAATGCCCTATTGCTAAAATGTCCGTATCTTCTTCTGTATCTGTAGCTGCTTGTAATCTCTGATGCGGCTAATGTACGGCCGTGATACCCGCCCATAAACGCAAACATCAGGGATTTCCCTTTCTTATAGTTGCGCACAAGTTTCAGGCTGTCCTCAATAGCCTGTGCCCCGCCAACATTAAAATGCACCCTTCCCTTTGTTCCAAATCTTTTTTCTGTTTCTTTTGAAATGGCTGATGCAAGCAATATCTTTTCCTTGTGCAGATATTGTGATGCAAGCTGCGGAAGTGTTGACATCTGCTTGTTGTATAAATTTTCTATTTCTTCGTTTTTGTATCCAAAACTAACAGCAGAGTACCACATCTGCATATCAAGGTATGGTTTATCCTTCA encodes:
- a CDS encoding adenosylmethionine-8-amino-7-oxononanoate aminotransferase; its protein translation is MESRELTEKELLEIEAKYCSFGDTVHYLDVPKIFKKCKGSWLFDMKDKPYLDMQMWYSAVSFGYKNEEIENLYNKQMSTLPQLASQYLHKEKILLASAISKETEKRFGTKGRVHFNVGGAQAIEDSLKLVRNYKKGKSLMFAFMGGYHGRTLAASEITSSYRYRRRYGHFSNRAFFVPFPYCYRCFYDKNRNSCKYECIKQFEKHFETEYYGIMDLKEKEAEYAAFFIEPLQATGGYIVPPPEYFGRLSKILKKYGILIVDDEIQMGFYRTGKMWAMEHFNVKPDVIAFAKALTNGLNPLSGLWAKEELINPKMFPPGSTHSTFSSNPLGTAAGLATMRFIEKNNFEKTVKGKGSYIISRLKKLQKKYKVIGDVDGLGLAIRIELTKSDRFTPDRELTDRIFQEGMKGDIKFNGKKYGLVLDVGGYYKNVFTLAPALTITDDEMDLFITLFESLIKRCVN